The window TACACCCAGGCAGCCAGCTTAGGCGGCTCTTTTGGCACCACGCCAGCCCCAAGTACAGGCGGATATCAAAACCAAATTGCCAACCCGTTGGTAACCTGGGAAAGCGATCTGAAAACGAATATAGGCTTAGATCTTGCTTTTTTACATAACCGGCTTAGCGCATCAGTTGATGTGTTTAAAGAACGCACCACAAATATTATGGTTACCAATTCCATATCAGCCATGTATGGTGCCAGAATTAACACCCCAAGCGGCATTTTTGAAGACCGGGGTTTAGAAGTGCAGGCCGCGTGGACAGACCATGTCGGTAGCCTGGAATACACCATAGGCGGTAACCTGTCTGTAGCAAAAAACAAGATCGTATTCCAAAACGAAGCCGCCAGGAATTATCCGTGGATGTATCAAACCGGAAACCCGTATGGTTCGCGTATGGGCTATGTTTTCGATCGTTATTTTACAGAAGCCGATATAGCATCGGGCAACTATCCTAATCAATCATCATTAGGAACACAAAAAGCCGGCGATTTAAAATATAAAGATTTAAACGGCGACAATGTTATTGATGCTAATGACATTGCTGTTATTGGTGCTGCCAAATATCCCGAAGTGAACTTTGGCGCTAATTTGGGATTGAAATACCACGCATTTGATTTGAATATGTTTTTCCAGGGCACAAGCCATGGCACTACCTACAATTCAGGGCCTACCGTTTACGAGTTTGTTAACAGCGGTAAAGGCAACGTAGTAGAACATCACCTGGATAGGTGGACGCCAGGATCAGGCCAATCGGCCGCATATCCGCGACTAACACTTACCAATACAAACAACTTTGTTACCAGTTCCTTCTGGCTTAAAGATAATTCATTCGTAAGGCTTAAATATGTTGAAGCAGGCTATACACTACCTGTAAACTTGCTTAAGAAAATCGGCGTATCCAGTACACGTGTATTTGTAAATGGATATAATGTGCTGCTTTGGGATAAGGTTAAAGAGAAAGATCCCGAAGCAAACGATAGTGGTTTGACTTACCCGCTTCAGCGCTCTTTCAGTATAGGGCTTAACTTGAAATTTTAATCCTTAATAATAACGGATATGAAAAAACTAATATTTTCAATTGTATTTATAGCCGGGATACTGGTCTTTCAATCATGCTCTAATGATAAGATAAATTCCATACCGGCAGATTTTGCTACGGCAGATCAGGTTGCTATTAACAGTGCAAACGTAAAAGCTTACATCAATAACTTATATACATTTGTTCCAAGGGGGTATAACCGTTTAGATACCGACCCTAATGTTGATGATATTGCAACCGGTGCTGTACCAGGCGCTCCTGGTAAAAATGCATTGACAGCAATGGTTGCTTCTGCAACCGACGAGGCTGTACACGCAACCCGAAATTCAGCAGCTGAAAAATGGGGAACAGGCCAATGGAGCGCTAGTTCGAACAATAACTGGGATACACAGATCAAGATAGATTATACCGGTATCAGGCGTACATTCTCTTATACCGAAGATATAGCGCCCAAATTGCCAATTGGTCCGGGCGCTAATGAAATCTCCACCACATTACGCGATCAATACCTGGGTGAAGCATTGTTTATACGGGCCCTGCTTAATTTCGAATTGCTAAAACGCTATGGCGGTTATCCAATTGTTAAAACCCAGCTTGCTGCCGATGGCAATTTTAATATTCCAAGAAACACCTACGACGAATGTACTAAGTATATTTCTGACCTGTGCGACCAGGCCCAGGCGCTGTTACCGGCAACCTATACAACTGTTGCTACAGACTTTGGCCGTGCTACAAAAGGCGCTTGTATGGCGTTAAAAGCTCGCTTACTACTTTACGCAGCAAGTCCGTTAAACAATGCCAGTAATGATATTACTAAGTGGCAGGCCGCTGCCGCTGCCGCTGCCGCTATCATCAGCACGGGTACTTATAGTTTATACCCTGCCGGTACTGCAGGTGCAGGTTACGAATCGTTTTTCCTGACGATTGCCGGAAATCCTGAGATCATTTTTTCAAGATTGGATCCGGCGAGTTCTGATATAGACCAATTAAACGGTCTGCCCAGCATTAACCTTGGTTATGGCGGTACATGCCCCACATTAGATCTGGTTAATGACTATGAAACCCTGGACGGTAAGCCTTTTGACTGGAATAACCCGGCCATGGCAGCCTCGCCATTTACCAACAGGGACCCGCGTTTTGCTAAAACTATTCTTTATAATGGCGCAGTTTGGACAGGCGGGACAACTGTTGATACTTATGAAGGCGGCAAGGATATTACAGGTAACCCTTACCCTACCCGCACCGGTTTTTATCTGCGGAAATTTATGGGCATTAACGCACGGTGGATAGCCCCGATAAGTAATGTCAACCATAGTTTTCCGCTTTTTAGATATGCCGAGGTATTACTGAACTATGCCGAAGCCATGAATGAAGCTTATGGCCCGGATAATGCCAGCACATTTACTTTAACAGCACGACAGGCTATAGCGCTAATACGCACACGCGCAGGGCTTACAGCTAATCAAAGTGTCCCTTTGGCCACTACACAGGCTTTAATGCGCACCGCTATTCGCCACGAACGCCGTATTGAGTTGGCTTTTGAAGAACATCGCCATATGGACCTAAGACGATGGATGACAGCGGAAACGGTGCTTAGTCAGCCAGTTTCTGGCCTTAAGATAGTTAAAACCGGTACTAACACTTTTACTTATACGCCGCAGGTTGTAGAGCAGAGGGTGTTTACAAACAAAATGTACCGCTATCCATTTCCGCAAGATGAACTTAGCAGAAACCCAGGTTTAGTTCAAAATCCAGGTTGGTAACCTTATTTCAATTTAAAATCATGAAAATATTATATATACTTTTAATTTTTAGCCTGGTAACTACCGGCGCTTTCGCGCAGGCCATACAGGTAAAAGGTACGGTTAGCGATAGTAAGGGGGCAAGTATCCCCGGCGTCAGCATTATGGTTGAAGGCACCAAGATCGGAACCGTATCCAGTGTTAACGGTCAATACGTTATCAATGTACCCAATGGTAATGCAACATTGGTATTTACTTCATTAGGATATGTCACCAATAAAGTACAGGTAAATGGCCGCAGGGACATTAATGTAACTTTAAGCGACGACGAAGCCACTTCATTAACAGAAGTACAAGTTGTAGGCTATGGTACACAAAAGAAGATCAGCGTTACAGCCGCTATTTCAAATATTGAAATGAAGGACCTGCGTAGAGCTGCTCCTTCAAATTTGAGTAATTCACTTGGTGGCCGTGTGCCGGGCTTAATTGCCAGGATGGGCGATGGGGCTGTTGGCGGTATCCAAAACAGGTATCAAAGCGGTACAATAGATGATGCCCAGATATTTATCCGTGGTAAAGGTACCCTGAACAATTCGGCAGCTTTAGTTTTAATTGATGGTGTTGAAGGTTCATTATCGAGGCTAAACCCCGAAGATATCGATCAGATAAGTGTATTGAAAGATGCATCGGCAACAGCTGTTTATGGTGTACGTGGCGCTAATGGAGTTATTATTGTTACCACCAGAAAAGGTGTTGCTGGTAAGCCCAGGGTTAGTGTAACTACTCAGCTTAGAATGATGAAACCGCTGGACTTTCCTAAGTTTGTGGGTTCGTATGACTACGCAACGCTATATGATGAGGCCCAAAAGAATTTGTATTCGGCGCAAATTACCCAGGGTGTAATACCGTCTACTACAGTATTTACACCGCTGTATTCAGCAGCTGATATTGAACATTACCGCATAGGTGACGACCCATATGGCCACCCTGATGTGAATTGGGCCAAAGCAATAAATAAAGATCATTATTTTGAAAAGCAAGGTATTGGAAACATTTCGGGTGGTACCGATAAGGTAACCTATTATCTAAGCGGTGAGTATGATCAGTCTGGTGGGCTTGCTATTGGAAACTCAGCAAATGGTACCGATTATAATGCCAAACGTTATAATTTACGCTCGAACCTTGATTTTAACATAACTAAAACCACCCAACTGGCCGTTAAACTGAATGGCTTGCTGAATGACCTTACTGCACAGTCAACAGGCGAAAGCAGCGGGCAGCGTGTTAATGGAGTTGGTTATTACTATATTGTAGTGCGGGCGCCTAATGAAGGACAACCTTATAATCCAAATGGCAGCTATAATTGGGGTAAAGGCTTAGGCTGGAATGGTGTTGCCGATTTGTTATCTGCCAACGTTTATAAACGTGTCAGCAATAATCTTTCATCAAACTTTGTATTAAACCAGGACCTTAAATTTATCACTCCTGGACTTTCGGCCAAAGTATTATATGGGTTAACTTATGGCGCGGGCTCAACCAAAACGTTGGTGCAAGGCCCAAGCTTTTACAGTTATGATGTAAATACAGGCATATATACCTTACAAAGGCCAACAATTGTACCAAGCTATACAGCAGTTGGCGATGGGTTTCAACCCTTTACGCGTAACCAGGAATTGAACGCATCACTAAATTATGCCAAAACAATTGCTAAAGATCATAATATTACCGCATTAGCTGTTGCCACACAATCTACAAGTGAATCCCAGTTGGTGCTGCCGCGATACTTTCAAGGGGTATCTGGCCGCGTAACTTACGATTATAAACACAAATACCTTGTAGAAGGCAACGTGGGATATAATGGATCAGACGCCTTTAACAAGGATCATCGTTATGCGCTCTTCCCGGCAGCAGGTTTAGGTTGGGTAATTTCCGAAGAAAAATTTGTGAAGGATAATATAAAAGCCCTGGATTTTTTGAAAATACGTGCCGACTATGGCGAGGTAGGTAATGATAAATTAAATAATGGCTTTGCCTATTTTTATCAGTACAATTTTGCGGTACCAGGGGCTGGCGGTACATCAGACGCTTCAAATGGTAACTACAGCCTTGGGCTTAATGGCGTTAACCAGGCCGGCTACAGGGAAGGAACTTTAGGTAACGACCAGGTAACCTGGGAAGTTGCCAGGAAAGCAGACTTAGGTTTGGAAATGAAATTTTTTAACAGCCGTTTAAGTTTTACCGGAGATGTGTTTTATGCCAGGACCAATAATATATTGCAGGTAAGGGCCGATGCGCCAATATATAGCGGGTTATCATCGCGGTTACCGGCTTTAAATATTGGCCAGGTAACTAATAAAGGCTTAGAGCTTACGTTGGGGTATGCAGACAATGCTGGTGATTGGAACTATAGCATAGAAGCTAACTATACTTATGTACATAATAATATTGATTATAGAGGCGAGGCTATAAAAGCTTATCCGTGGCTGTATTCTACCGGTCATCCCATCGGTACAGAAGCGCTGTATACCTGGACAGGCAAATTTTATAGCGCTGAAGATATTGCCAATCCTAAAGTTGCTAAACCTGCCGGCCAAATTATACCAGGCGACCTCATGTTTGCCGACTTAAACGGTGATGGCGTGATCGATCCGAATGACCAGGCTTACCAGGGCTATAACGAAACGCCAGAAATAATGTATGGGTTAAACCTGAATGTAGGCTACAAAGGGTTTTACCTGTCAACAAACTGGTACGGGGCTGCACATGTAGCTTATAGGCCTTCGGGTGCATTATTAAATGAATTTGCATTCCAGGTTCAACCATACCAACGGGATGGCCGCTGGGTATATGATCCTTCCCGTGGTTTAGATACCCGTGCTACAGCTACTTATCCAGCTTTGGTGGTAGGCGGTTCTACAACACAAAAACTTGGCGGTGGTGCATCAACCTTTAATAAGCTGGATGCCAGTTATGTAAGGCTTAGGGCGGCTGAATTTGGGTATGATTTTCCCAAATCGATTGCAAAAAAACTCCGCCTATCCAACTTACGGGTATTTGTAAGCGGTTCAAATCTCCTCACATTTACACCGCTTAAAAAATATCATATCGACCCGGAATATATCGGCGCAAGCAATGCCGATGGTTCTTCCAATGGTGCCAATACAGGTGTGTATTCACCGCAAAACAAATTTTTTGCCGCAGGGCTTAACGTAACTTTTTAGTAATAAGGATTATGAAAAAGATATTTCTAACTATAAGCATGCTGATACTTTTAAGCACGGCATGTACTAAAGATGGATCAAAATTAATTGACCCTACAACAGTTATAGGCATAAATGCTGCATTTGGTAATGCTAATAATGCCAATCAATTTCTGTTGGATATTTATCGCGCTATACTGCCTGTATTGCCAAGAACAGACTTTGCAGGTTCTCGTTGGCGAAATAATTACCTGTTGGATGTAGCAGATGAAAATGGGTCGACCAATGCACAGGGCAATCAAATAGTCCGCGATTGGAATGCAGGTGCTGTAACCGCGGGTAGTACTGGTGTCTTCTCTTATAAGGATTGGACTGATAGCTATGCATCCATCCGTGCCTGTAATCTTTTTCTGGCGCATATTAACGATGTACCGTATGATGCACAATTTCAATACGATGCAGCTGCCAAAAAAATACGTATTGCCGAGGCTAAATGGTTATTAGCATTTAATTATGCTGAATTGGCTAAGGAATTTGGCGGTCTGCCCATAATTAAAGGGGTGCTGGATCCTTCGTCAGATTTTAATATTCCACGAAGCACCTATGATGAAACCATTGCCTATATTACCGGTTTATGCGACGAAGCAGCGGCAGACCTACCATTAGTTTATAGTGATGCTGATTTGGGCAGGGCTACCAAAGGTGCCGCGCTGGCGCTTAAGGCACGTATGCTATTATATGCCGCCAGTCCGCTGTGGAATGATAGTAGTGCCCCGAACGACACTTACTTAAGTGGTAAATATGATGCCACAAAATGGCAAAAAGCAGCCCAGGCCGCAAAAGATGTAATGGACCTGAACCAGTATCAGCTTTATCCTGATCTTTCTACTTTGTTTACCAGCCGTACTAATTCCGAGATAATTTATGCACGCATGCAGGAACCAATGGCGTATTTTACAGCTACAAATGTTCCATATAAGTTATATCCCTCAGGTGCTTATCCTGTAGGCGGCAACAATCAGGTAACCTACAATATGGTTAAACAATATGAGGTGCTTAAAGGTGGCGTGGCCTATTCCATAGATGATGCATCATCTGGCTACAACCCGCAGGACCCGTATAAAAACCGCGATCCACGTTTTTACCGTGATTGTATTTATAATGGGGCTAAAGTATTGAATAAAACAGCCGAGTTTGGAACTGTTGCTGCAGGGGTAACTAAGGTTGTAGCGCATAATAATGTGATCGTTAGCCCTTACGATACTTATGTGTTCAGCACCAAATTCTGCGACCTTACTTTAAATATTACTGCTGATGCCCGTACCCCATCAGCCAATGGCAGAACCGGCCAGAATTATCCTTATTTAAGATATGCTGAAATATTAATGAACTATGCTGAAGCGATGAACGAGGCCTATGGCCCCGAAGCTTTAGGCCCAGGATTTACAATGACAGCTTTACAAGCTGTTAATCAGGTGCGTACCAGGGCAAAATATGTTGCAGGTAAACAAGAGTATTTAGGCCAAACCGGTGGCATGCCGCCAATTCCATCAGGCTTAAGCCAAAGTGCATTCCGTACAATATTACAACACGAGCGCAGGGTTGAGTTTAGTTTTGAAGAACACTATTTCTGGGATATCCGCCGTTGGAAACAAACACCCAATAATACTATCCAGGCGCAAATACCGGTTTGGACATCGCCTACAACGGTACAATATCAGATAACAACAATTGATAACCGTTACTGGGACCCTAAAATGTTACGTATGCCCATACCACAGTCTGAATTGTTTGCAAACCCTAAGTTGCAGCAAAACCCTGGATGGTAAATATTTATGTAGCTAATTAAACGCTCAAAATGCTAAGAATACTTCATGCGCTGCCTTTATAACAGCGCATGAAGTTACAAAATTATGAACGTGTGAATTTTGATAAACCAGTGATTGAAAGAATAACGTCTGTGTCAAATAGCCCCGACTGAATATCAGCATGAAGAAAATACCTGTTTTAATTATATTTTTTATTCTTTATCAATCTTGTGCATCTGCCCAGGCAACAGGTAAACAATCGCTTGTGGATCAAATTCCCGACCGGAAACCGCTAGTGTTACAAACCCAGGTAGTAAATGGGGGCAAGCCTAATGCTATTATTGTTACGCCTAATACACCTGAATTTAAAAACCTGGCCAGTAAAGTACAACAAGCTATCAAAGCAGCTACCGGTACTAAACTGGAAATAGTTGATGTTAAAAATATTGCTAATGTGCGCGGCGAATTTCCCGGGCAGTCACCTGCAAAAAACATTATAACATTGGGCAGCCTGCAAAATAATGGCCTTATAGCACACCTTTATTTCAGGGGCTATTGCAGCGTTGATGCTAATTATCCAGGTAAGGACGGTTATGTAGTACAAACTATTTGCGACCCCTGGGCTACAAATGCCAATGTAATTGTTTTGGGGGGCAGCAATACTATTGGTGTGGCGAAAGCTACCGAACGTTTCTGTAACGAACTACCAAAAGACAATACCCTGACCATTGCCCGTAACCTTCGGGCAGTTGTGCATAAAAACTATAATTATCCCGATTTAACAGATGCGGAAATAGCTAAAGTATTAGTAAGCGCTACAGCCGATTTTAAGGCCGGAAAGCATAATGGTTTATTCCCGTTTATTGTTGGTGCTGGCAACGCATACAAATTATCGGGTAAAGAAGGGCAGGCCAAACTATTCAGGGAGTTGCTTTTTTTAGAATATAATTTGCGCTGGCACAGTCCGAACGATTTTGACAGCCCATGGGGCAGTGGGGCCGATATGCAATTTGCCCCATTAATGATGGCCTG of the Mucilaginibacter boryungensis genome contains:
- a CDS encoding RagB/SusD family nutrient uptake outer membrane protein translates to MKKLIFSIVFIAGILVFQSCSNDKINSIPADFATADQVAINSANVKAYINNLYTFVPRGYNRLDTDPNVDDIATGAVPGAPGKNALTAMVASATDEAVHATRNSAAEKWGTGQWSASSNNNWDTQIKIDYTGIRRTFSYTEDIAPKLPIGPGANEISTTLRDQYLGEALFIRALLNFELLKRYGGYPIVKTQLAADGNFNIPRNTYDECTKYISDLCDQAQALLPATYTTVATDFGRATKGACMALKARLLLYAASPLNNASNDITKWQAAAAAAAAIISTGTYSLYPAGTAGAGYESFFLTIAGNPEIIFSRLDPASSDIDQLNGLPSINLGYGGTCPTLDLVNDYETLDGKPFDWNNPAMAASPFTNRDPRFAKTILYNGAVWTGGTTVDTYEGGKDITGNPYPTRTGFYLRKFMGINARWIAPISNVNHSFPLFRYAEVLLNYAEAMNEAYGPDNASTFTLTARQAIALIRTRAGLTANQSVPLATTQALMRTAIRHERRIELAFEEHRHMDLRRWMTAETVLSQPVSGLKIVKTGTNTFTYTPQVVEQRVFTNKMYRYPFPQDELSRNPGLVQNPGW
- a CDS encoding SusC/RagA family TonB-linked outer membrane protein, which gives rise to MKILYILLIFSLVTTGAFAQAIQVKGTVSDSKGASIPGVSIMVEGTKIGTVSSVNGQYVINVPNGNATLVFTSLGYVTNKVQVNGRRDINVTLSDDEATSLTEVQVVGYGTQKKISVTAAISNIEMKDLRRAAPSNLSNSLGGRVPGLIARMGDGAVGGIQNRYQSGTIDDAQIFIRGKGTLNNSAALVLIDGVEGSLSRLNPEDIDQISVLKDASATAVYGVRGANGVIIVTTRKGVAGKPRVSVTTQLRMMKPLDFPKFVGSYDYATLYDEAQKNLYSAQITQGVIPSTTVFTPLYSAADIEHYRIGDDPYGHPDVNWAKAINKDHYFEKQGIGNISGGTDKVTYYLSGEYDQSGGLAIGNSANGTDYNAKRYNLRSNLDFNITKTTQLAVKLNGLLNDLTAQSTGESSGQRVNGVGYYYIVVRAPNEGQPYNPNGSYNWGKGLGWNGVADLLSANVYKRVSNNLSSNFVLNQDLKFITPGLSAKVLYGLTYGAGSTKTLVQGPSFYSYDVNTGIYTLQRPTIVPSYTAVGDGFQPFTRNQELNASLNYAKTIAKDHNITALAVATQSTSESQLVLPRYFQGVSGRVTYDYKHKYLVEGNVGYNGSDAFNKDHRYALFPAAGLGWVISEEKFVKDNIKALDFLKIRADYGEVGNDKLNNGFAYFYQYNFAVPGAGGTSDASNGNYSLGLNGVNQAGYREGTLGNDQVTWEVARKADLGLEMKFFNSRLSFTGDVFYARTNNILQVRADAPIYSGLSSRLPALNIGQVTNKGLELTLGYADNAGDWNYSIEANYTYVHNNIDYRGEAIKAYPWLYSTGHPIGTEALYTWTGKFYSAEDIANPKVAKPAGQIIPGDLMFADLNGDGVIDPNDQAYQGYNETPEIMYGLNLNVGYKGFYLSTNWYGAAHVAYRPSGALLNEFAFQVQPYQRDGRWVYDPSRGLDTRATATYPALVVGGSTTQKLGGGASTFNKLDASYVRLRAAEFGYDFPKSIAKKLRLSNLRVFVSGSNLLTFTPLKKYHIDPEYIGASNADGSSNGANTGVYSPQNKFFAAGLNVTF
- a CDS encoding RagB/SusD family nutrient uptake outer membrane protein, whose translation is MKKIFLTISMLILLSTACTKDGSKLIDPTTVIGINAAFGNANNANQFLLDIYRAILPVLPRTDFAGSRWRNNYLLDVADENGSTNAQGNQIVRDWNAGAVTAGSTGVFSYKDWTDSYASIRACNLFLAHINDVPYDAQFQYDAAAKKIRIAEAKWLLAFNYAELAKEFGGLPIIKGVLDPSSDFNIPRSTYDETIAYITGLCDEAAADLPLVYSDADLGRATKGAALALKARMLLYAASPLWNDSSAPNDTYLSGKYDATKWQKAAQAAKDVMDLNQYQLYPDLSTLFTSRTNSEIIYARMQEPMAYFTATNVPYKLYPSGAYPVGGNNQVTYNMVKQYEVLKGGVAYSIDDASSGYNPQDPYKNRDPRFYRDCIYNGAKVLNKTAEFGTVAAGVTKVVAHNNVIVSPYDTYVFSTKFCDLTLNITADARTPSANGRTGQNYPYLRYAEILMNYAEAMNEAYGPEALGPGFTMTALQAVNQVRTRAKYVAGKQEYLGQTGGMPPIPSGLSQSAFRTILQHERRVEFSFEEHYFWDIRRWKQTPNNTIQAQIPVWTSPTTVQYQITTIDNRYWDPKMLRMPIPQSELFANPKLQQNPGW